The Calditerricola satsumensis genome contains the following window.
CGGCACGACGCCCTTTGTCGGCGACCCGACGCTGCGCGCCGTGTACTTGACGGTGCTTGGCTTGCATTCCCTGGCCGCCACGGTCAACGTGCCGCTGGTGATCGTCACGCTGATTCTCGGCCTGAAGCGCAAGGATGTCCTTCACCGCCGGTGGGCGCGGTGGAGCTATCCGATCTGGCTGTTCGTCTCGGTGACGGGGCCGATCACCTTTGTGCTCCTGTATGCCTTTGGCCGCCCGGGATACGGCATCGGATGATCACGCGTCCTGCAGCCGACGCCATTCCGCCAGGGGCTTCAGATCCTCCAACCGGTCGCCGAGCTTCTCCCAGTCGATCCGGGAGGGCTGCGGGGGCCGGTTTTTTGTGTGAAGGGTGCGGGTGGGCGTGACGATGACATCGACGGCGATGTCATGGGGGTCGTGGGGAAGGCGGATGCCCAGCGGGTGGCCCGGGCTGTCCGCCACTTGCAAGTCGTGCACCGCGGTCACAACGGGGGTATGAGGCGTGAGCTTGCCCAACTCGCAGAGGAGAGCGAACTCCAGATCGCCGTACCCCTCCCCTTTTCCGACGCGCACCCCGCGGTGGTCGACGGCCACGCTGCCGACCACAACCAGGTCGATCGGCTCAATGGCGGTCAGCGCCACTTCCCGCCCGTACGCCTTGAAGTGGGCGAGCGCAGTGGCCTCCCGCTCTTTTCCCGGCGGCACGTCCTGAAGGACAACAAAGCCGCCGGCCAGGCGCGGGGTGGGCATGTACAGGGTTTTTCCGTCGCGCAGGACCATGGTGCGGATGGGATGCAGGGGCGCGTCCGGCCCCACCTTTACCACCTGGGCCCGCCGGTACACGTCGAGTGCGCGCAGGCGTTCGGCGGCTTGCGCTGCGCCGACAAAATTGGGGATGCGCCCGTGAACGGGACGGGGAAAGGCAGCCTGGCCGGTACGGGTGAGCGCGTCCCACACCCATTGGCGAATGCGCGCTTTGTCCATGGGCCTCCTCCTTGTGGCCGATTCTTTCCCGTATTGCCCCTCCTTCGCGCTGTCGATCCGAGGGGACGGTTGCCGATCGTACGTGTCCTTATTGTACCGCCACAAACCGCCCATGCGGAACGTACCGCCGGGACGCGGTTTGTGTTATCATAATTTCGTAAAAGATTGTTCATTTCGATAAAAATTGAAGAGACGGAAGGGGCGTGGCATGCGGCATGGCCGTCGAGACGTTTGACGCGCGCTATGCGGCGTGGAAAGCGAAGACGGAGGAGCTTTTGAAGAAGGTTCCGGAGCGGAAAGAGGCGTTCACCACCTCGTCGGGCATCGAGGTGGAACGGCTCTATCTGCCCAAGAATCCCGACGAGGCGTACCTCGAAAAGCTGGGCTTTCCCGGGGAGTACCCGTTTACCCGCGGCATCCAGCCCACGATGTACCGCGGGAAGTTCTGGACGATGCGCCAGTATGCCGGCTACGGCACGGCGGAGGAGACGAACCGCCGCTTTCGCTACCTCCTCGAACAGGGGCAGACCGGACTGTCCGTGGCCTTTGACCTGCCGACGCAGATCGGCTACGACTCCGACCACCCGATGGCCCTGGGCGAAGTGGGGAAGGTGGGCGTGGCCATCGATTCGCTGGAGGACATGGAGGCGCTGTTTGAGGGAATTCCCCTCGACCGCGTCAGCACGTCGATGACGATCAACGCGCCGGCGGCCATTTTGCTGGCCATGTACATCGCCGTGGCCGAAAAACAGGGCGTGCCGGCCGACAAACTGTCCGGGACGATCCAGAACGACATCCTGAAGGAGTACATCGCCCGCGGCACGTACATCTTCCCGCCCAAGCCTTCGATGCGCCTCATCACCGACATCTTCGCCTACTGCAGCGCCCACGTGCCGAAGTGGAACACGATTTCGATCAGCGGCTATCACATCCGCGAGGCCGGCTCCACGGCGGTGCAGGAGGTGGCCTTCACCTTGGCCAACGCCATCGCCTACGTCGAGGCGGCCCTCGCGGCGGGGCTCGAGGTGGACCAATTCGCGCCGCGGCTGGCCTTCTTCTTCAACGCCCACAACCACTTCTTTGAGGAGATCGCCAAGTTCCGCGCCGCCCGCCGGATGTGGGCCAAGATCATGAAGGAGCGCTTTGGGGCGAAGAATCCGCGCTCGATGATGCTGCGCTTCCACACCCAGACCGGCGGCTCGACGCTTACCGCCCAGCAGCCGGACAACAACATCGTGCGCGTCGCGTTGCAGGCGCTGGCGGCGGTGCTGGGCGGCACGCAAAGCCTGCACACCAACGCCCGCGACGAGGCCCTGGCCCTGCCGACCGAGGAGTCGGCGCGCATCGCCCTGCGCACGCAGCAGATCATCGCTTACGAGACGGGCGTCGCCGACACGGTCGACCCCCTGGGCGGCTCCTACTATGTGGAGGCCCTTACCGATCGCATCGAGGAAGAGGCGTGGGCCTACATCCGCAAGATCGACGAGCTCGGCGGCGCGGTGGCGGCCATCGAGCAGGGTTACCAACAGCGGGAGATCCGCAAGGCGGCCTACGAGACGCAGCGGAAGATCGAATCGGGCGAGCTGGTGGTCGTCGGCGTCAACAAGTTCCGCCTCGAAAACGAGAAGCAGCCGGAGCTCTTGCGCGTCGATCCGGCCATCGCCGAAAAGCAAAAAGCGAAGCTGGAGCGCCTGCGCCAAAAGCGCGACAACGCCCTCGTTGCCAAGCGGCTTGAGGCGTTGCGAAAAGCGGCGCGGGGGACGGAGAACCTCATGCCGTACATTCTTGACGCCGTCCGCGCCTACTGCACGGTGGGCGAAATCTGCGGCGTGCTGCGCGAGGAATTCGGCGAATACCAGGGGGTGTGAGCGATGAGCCAGGAGACGATCCGCGTACTGATTGGGAAACCGGGGCTTGACGGCCACGACCGCGGGGCGCTCGTCATCGCCCAGGCGCTGCGCGACGCGGGGATGGAAGTGGTGTACACCGGGCTGCGCCAGACGCCGGCGCAAATCGTGAGCGCCGCGATCCAGGAAGACGTCGACGTGATCGGCTTGTCGTGCCTCTCCGGGGCGCACAACGAGCTGTTCCCCGAGGTGGTGCGCCTCTTGAAGGAACAAGGGGCCGACGACATCCCGGTGATCGGTGGCGGCACGATTCCGGAGGAGGACATACCGTTTCTCGAGTCGCAGGGCATCCGCCGCGTCTTCACCCCCGGCACGCCCACGAGCGAGATCGTGGCCTACATCCGCGAACTGGTGGCGGAAAAGCGGGGCGAAAAGCCGGCTGCATCGGGCATGCCGTCGCCGAAGAAGATCGCCCACGTGGCCATCGCCGTGCGGAACCTTGACGAGGCCGTGCGCACCTATACCCAGCTGCTCGGCTTTGAGCTGCTCGGCACGGAGACGGTGGAAAGCGAGCAGGTGCGCGTCGCCTTTCTGAAGATCGGCGAAAGCCGCCTCGAGCTTCTGGAGCCGACCGACCCGACGTCGCCGGTGGCCAGGTTCCTGGAGACGCGCGGCGAAGGCCTCCACCACATTGCCTTCGAGGTGGACGACATCGAGGGGCGCCTTGCCGCCCTGAAGCGAGCGAACGCTCAGTTGATTCACGACACGCCCAAAGAAGGCGCCGGCGGGCACCGCATTGCCTTCCTCCATCCGCGGGCGGCCCACGGTGTGCTGATCGAGCTGTGTGAGGCCCATGGAGAAGCGGACGCGGACAAACGGCAAGACTGAGGGCCGAAACCGGGAACAACTGCAGCCGGAGGTGGAGGCGGTGAACCCGACGACGATGGTGGATCCCCAACGCGCCATGTACGAAAAGATCGACGACCTGTACGAGCGGAAGCGCAAGATCGAGCTCGGCGGCGGCGAGGAGAAGATTGCCGCCCAGCACGCCCGCGGCAAGCTGACGGCCCGCGAGCGGATCGACCTCTTGCTCGACCCGGACACCTTTGTCGAGCTCAACCCCTTCGTCACCCACCGGGCCACCCAGTTCGGCATGGACAAGGTGGAGGCGCCCGGTGAAGGGGTGGTGACCGGCTACGGCAAGATCCACGGCCGGCCGGTCTATGTCTTCGCCCAGGACTTCACCGTGTTCGGCGGGGCCCTTGGCGAGATGCACGCCCTGAAGATCGCTCGCATCATGGACCTGGCGGCCAAGAACGGCGCTCCGGTGATCGGACTGAACGACTCGGGCGGGGCGCGCATCCAGGAGGGGGTCATCTCCCTCGACGGGTACGGCCACGTCTTTTACCGCAACGCCGTGTACTCGGGTGTCATCCCGCAGATTTCCGTGATCATGGGCCCCTGCGCCGGGGGTGCCGTGTATTCGCCGGCCCTCACCGATTTCGTGTTCATGGTGGAGAACACCAGCCAGATGTTCATCACCGGGCCGAAGGTGATCAAGACGGTCACCGGGGAAACCATCTCCGCCGAGGAGTTGGGCGGGGCCCGCGTCCACGCCACCAAGAGCGGCAACGTCCATTTCACGGCGCCCAGCGAGCCGGACGTCCTGGAGATGGTGCGCCGGCTCCTGTCGTACCTGCCGCAAAACTGCCGCGAAAAGCCGCCGGCCGTGCCCTACACGGTGACCAAACGCGACGCGTGGATCGAGGAGCTGGCCGAGGCGGTCCCCGTGGAGGGGACGAAGGCCTACGACGTGCACAAGGTGATCGACCTCGTCGTCGACGAGGGCAGCTTCTTCGAGGTGCACGCCCAGTTTGCCCGCAACGTTGTCGTCGGCCTGGCCCGCATCGCCGGCGAGGTGGTGGGGATCGTGGCCAACCAGCCCAAGGTGATGGCCGGCGGGCTGGACATCGACGCCTCCGACAAGCTCTCGCGTTTCGTCCGCTTCTGCGACGCCTTCAACATTCCCCTCGTCACCTTCGTCGACGTCACGGGCTTCTTCCCCGGCGTCAACCAGGAGCACGGCGGGATCATCCGCCACGGGGCGAAGATCCTGTACGCCTACTCCGAGGCGACGGTGCCGAAGATCACCGTCATCCTCCGCAAGGCCTACGGCGGCGCCTACGTGGCGATGAACTCGAAGGCCATCGGCGCCGACGTGGTGTACGCCTGGCCCTGCGCGGAAATCGCCGTCATGGGGCCCGAGGGGGCGGCCAACATCATTTTCGCCAAAGAGATCGCCGAGTCGGCCAATCCGGAGGCGACGCGCGCCCAGAAGATCGCCGAGTACCGCCGCCTGTTCGCCAACCCGTACGTGGCCGCCTCTCACGGCATGGTCGACGACGTGATCGACCCGCGCGAAACGCGCCTCAAGCTGATCCAGGCCCTGGAGATGCTCCGCGACAAGCAGGAAAGCCGTCCGGCCAAGAAGCACAGCAACCTGCCGCTGTAGGGAAAAATGCCGAAATTCCGCGACAAATCCCGACATGGGAGAGGGGGATGGGTTGATGATCGCGTTGGAAACGGTGATTACGTGGCTGAGCGACCTCGTGTGGGGGCCGCCGATGCTCGTGCTGCTGGTGGGGACGGGCATCTTCCTCACCATACGCCTTCGCCTGCTCCAGTTCTGGCAGCTTCCCTATGCCCTGAAGTTGGCCTTTTCGCGCAAGCAAGACCGGACGTCGCAGGGAGACGTGACGCATTTCCAGGCGTTGACCACGGCCTTGGCCGCGACGATCGGGACAGGGAACATCGCGGGCGTGGCCACCGCCGTGGCTGCGGGCGGCCCCGGGGCTGTGTTCTGGATGTGGGTCACGGCCATCGTCGGGATGGCCACGAAGTACGCCGAGGCCGTGCTGGCCATCAAGTACCGGGTGCAGAACGACCGCGGGGAGATGTCCGGCGGTCCGATGTACTACATTGAGCGCGGGCTCGGGTGGAAGTGGCTGGCCGTCCTCTTCGCCATCTTCGGCGCCGTGGCCTGCTTCGGCATTGGCACGTCGGTGCAGTCCAACTCGGTGGCCGACGCCCTGCAGAGCGCGCTGTCCGTGCCGACGTGGGTGACCGGCGTGGTCCTGGCTGTCTTTACAGCGCTGGTGATCATCGGCGGGATCAAGGTGATCGGTCGCGTGACGGCCTTCTTCGTGCCCATCATGGCGCTCCTGTACCTCATCGGCGGGCTGGTCGTCATCCTGCTCCACGTGGACAAGCTGCCGGCGGCGTTGGCGCTGATCTTTGCGGACGCCTTCACCGGCGAGGCCGTGGCCGGCGGCGCGCTGGGGACGGTGATCCGCTACGGCGTGGCCCGCGGCGTCTTCTCCAACGAAGCCGGGCTGGGTTCCGCGCCGATCGCGGCTGCGGCGGCGAAGACGGACCACCCCTGCCGCCAGGGGCTGGTGTCGATGACCGGCACATTCCTCGACACCATCGTCGTCTGCAGCGTCACCGGACTCGTCCTGGTCATGAGCGGCTTGTACGCCGACGGCGACCTGTCCGGCGCCAGCCTCACGTCGGCCTCGTTCAACGCCCTCTTGCCCGGCTTTGGGTCGTGGGTGGTCACCATCGGCCTCATCCTCTTTGCCTACTCGACGGTGCTGGGCTGGTCATACTACGGCGAGAAGTGCTTTGAGTACCTCTTCGGCACCCGGCGGATCCTGTGGTACCGCTGGGCGGTGGTGGCGGCCGTCTTCGTGGGCACGATCGTGAAGCTCGACCTTGTGTGGAGCATCGCCGACGTGTTCAACGGGCTGATGGCCGTGCCGAACCTGATCGCCCTGCTGGCGCTCTCCGGTGTCGTGGTGGCCGAAACGCGCGCCTTCCAGGAGCGGCTGCGGAAGGAGCGGCAAACGTCGCCGCCCGGCGCCGGCGTGACGGGATAACGGCGGCCAAGGAGCGGCCTTCGCTTCGCGCTGTGGCGTACAGACGGCGCCCCCATCCTTCGGGGGCGCCGTCTTTGTGCGCCCGGTCGGCCGGATCGCCGGGCCGCCGGAGACGTGGCGTTGCCCGCGCCGGGGATTTTCTTTTACCGGGAAGTGCGGTATCGTAACGGTGAATGCGTGGGCAACATGTGCTGACGTATGGAGGAGGAGACGGGAATGATCAACGAAACGCGCCTGGTCAACGAGTTTCTGGAGCTGGTGCAAATCGACAGCGAGACGGGGGAGGAGGGCGAGATTGCCCGTGTGCTCAAAGAAAAGTTTCGTTCCCTCGGCCTGACCGTGGAGGAAGACGACGCCGCGGCCAAGACCGGACACGGGGCGAACAACCTCGTGGCCACGCTGGAAGGAACGGTCGACGCACCCGTCATCTACTTCACGTGCCACATGGACACGGTGAAACCGGGGAAGGGCGTCAAGCCGGTGGTGAAGGACGGGTACGTCTACTCGGACGGCACCACCATTCTCGGCGCCGACGACAAGGCCGGCCTGGCCGCGATGTTGGAAGCGATCCGCGTGCTCAAGGAGCAGAACATCGCCCACGGCACGGTGCAGTTCGTCATCACGGTAGGGGAGGAGTCGGGGCTGAAGGGGGCGAAGGCGTTCAATCCCGCCCTGCTGAAGGCCGAATACGGCTTTGCCCTCGACTCCAATGGCCCGGTGGGCGAGATCGTCACCGCGGCGCCGGCCCACGCGCGCATCGACGTGGTGGTGATCGGGAAGGCGGCCCATGCCGGCGTCAACCCGGAAGACGGGATCTCCGCCATCCAGGTGGCGAGCAAGGCCATTGCCCGCATGCCCCTCGGGCGCATTGACCACGAGACGACGGCCAACATCGGGCGGTTCGCCGGCGGCCAGGCGATGAACATCGTGCCCGACCGGGTGGAGATTTTGGCCGAGGCGCGCAGCCTCGACGAGGAGAAGCTCGAGCGGCAGATCGCGGCGATGCGCCGCGCCTTCGAGGAGACGGCGGCCGAACACGGGGCGACGGTGGAGTTCCGCGTCGAGCGGATGTACCCCGGCTACAAGTACGCCGACGACCATCCGGTGGTGCAGACGGCCATGCGCGCCATCCTCGCCATCGGCCGCACGCCGAAGACGCTGGCCAGCGGCGGGGGCAGCGACGCCAACGTCCTTGCCGGCTACGGGGTGCCCACCGTCAACCTGGCCGTCGGGTACGAAGAGATCCACTCCACGAACGAACGCATGCCCATCGCCGAACTGGTGAAGACAGCCGAACTCGTGGTGGCCATCGTGCGTGAGGTGGCGCATCAAGGCGCTGAGAAGCGGTGAAGAGCCGGCCTTTCGCGCTGCTTTTGGCCTCGCAAGCGGCGTCGGGCCTAGCCGACGCGCTGGCCATCGTGGCCGTGGTCACCTGGGTGTACCGCCTCACCGGTTCGGCCCTGGCCTCGGGTTTTTACCCCGTCCTGCGCGTCTTGGCCATGGCGGTGGCCGGGTGGGCCTTTGGGCGGGTGCTTGAGCGAGCGAACCTGATGGCGGTCCTCGTCGCCGCGCAGGGCACGCAGGCGGCGCTGTTTGCCGCTCTGGCCGCCGGCGTTGTGACCCTTCCGTCGCACCCGGCGACGCTGGGATTCGTGTTGGCCATGGTGTTTGCCGCGGCCTTTGCCGACGGCTGGACCACGCCGGCGCGCGGCGCGCTGGTGCCGCGCCTGGTGCCGCAGGCCCAATGGGTGCACGCCAACAGCGTCTTGGCCACCGCCGACCAGGTGGTTCTCCTGATCGGCTGGCTGATCGGCGGGCTGCTCGTGGCCCGGTGGGGCGAGACGATGGCGTTGGGGCTGACGGTGGCCCTCTACGGGGCGGCAACCGCCGCCCTGGCGGTTCTGGCGCGCGCTTCCCTTCCGCGAGAAACCGGTCCCGATCCCGCTTCCCCACCGCCTGCGCCTGGGAGGGCGAGTCGATCGGGGTGGGCGGCGCTGTGGCGCCTTCGCCCGCTACGGCCGGTGGTGACGATGGACGCGGTCGAAAACCTCGCCTACGGCGTCTGGACGGGCGCCCTGATGCTCGCCTACGTGCAAGAGGCCCTGGGGCGTTCGTCGGTGTGGTGGGGGTATCTGAATGCCGGTTACTACGGGGGAACCCTCCTGGGCGGCCTCTTGGTGTGGCGGGCGGCGCGCGCCGTGGAGCGCCGCCTCGTGGCCAGCCTGGTAGCTGGGGCGCTTTGCGGCAGCGTCATGACGCTGGCGTTTGCCCTGACGTCCTCGCCCGCTGTGGCCCTCGTCCTTTGCCTGCTCATGGGACCGGCCTTTCAGGTGCGCGACGTCGCCCAGCGCACGCTGATGCAGCACAGCGTCGATCCGCTCCAGCTTCCGGTCGTGCTGGCCGCCCACGGCATCCTGGTGAACGCCGCCTTTGCCCTGTCGGTGCTCGTGATGGGGTGGGTGGCCGACGCCTTCGGGATTCGCGCGGCGTACGGGATGGCAGCGGCGGTGAGCGCGCTGGCGGTCGTGTTGGCGCTGCTGTTGGGCTTGGCGAGATGGGGGCGTTTCGGGGACGGGAATTCCGGAAAGCCGGGCGCCCTCTTGACGTAAACATGCCGATGAGGTGCGGTCCCCGCGGCGGGCGGGGAAGGGGAGGGAGCTGCGTGACGAAGGGCATGGCCGAGCGGTCCGGCGCCATCCGGTGGGCCTGGGGCACGGTGCGCCATGTGCGCGGCGAGCGGCCGGGGGTGCAGGAGCTTTCCGTGCGCGTCGACGGCGAGGCGAACGAGGCGGCGGCGGTGGCCTATCCGGCGCTCGTCGGCCGGTGCGCCCCGGGCGACCGCGTGCTGCTCAACGTCACGGCGGTGCGGCTGGGGCTGGGGAGCGGCGGCGTCCACTTTGTCGCCGCCGTGGTCGGGAAGACGGGGGTGCCGGCAGGGGAGGACGCGCCGGGGCTGCCGGAAGCGATGGGGGAGACGGGCCGCGCGTCCGCGCAGTCCCTGGGGCCTCCATCGGTCGGCCACATCGTCAAGCTGCGCTACACGCCGTGGCAGATGGCCCTTCC
Protein-coding sequences here:
- a CDS encoding acyl-CoA mutase large subunit family protein, whose protein sequence is MAVETFDARYAAWKAKTEELLKKVPERKEAFTTSSGIEVERLYLPKNPDEAYLEKLGFPGEYPFTRGIQPTMYRGKFWTMRQYAGYGTAEETNRRFRYLLEQGQTGLSVAFDLPTQIGYDSDHPMALGEVGKVGVAIDSLEDMEALFEGIPLDRVSTSMTINAPAAILLAMYIAVAEKQGVPADKLSGTIQNDILKEYIARGTYIFPPKPSMRLITDIFAYCSAHVPKWNTISISGYHIREAGSTAVQEVAFTLANAIAYVEAALAAGLEVDQFAPRLAFFFNAHNHFFEEIAKFRAARRMWAKIMKERFGAKNPRSMMLRFHTQTGGSTLTAQQPDNNIVRVALQALAAVLGGTQSLHTNARDEALALPTEESARIALRTQQIIAYETGVADTVDPLGGSYYVEALTDRIEEEAWAYIRKIDELGGAVAAIEQGYQQREIRKAAYETQRKIESGELVVVGVNKFRLENEKQPELLRVDPAIAEKQKAKLERLRQKRDNALVAKRLEALRKAARGTENLMPYILDAVRAYCTVGEICGVLREEFGEYQGV
- a CDS encoding acyl-CoA carboxylase subunit beta; the protein is MYEKIDDLYERKRKIELGGGEEKIAAQHARGKLTARERIDLLLDPDTFVELNPFVTHRATQFGMDKVEAPGEGVVTGYGKIHGRPVYVFAQDFTVFGGALGEMHALKIARIMDLAAKNGAPVIGLNDSGGARIQEGVISLDGYGHVFYRNAVYSGVIPQISVIMGPCAGGAVYSPALTDFVFMVENTSQMFITGPKVIKTVTGETISAEELGGARVHATKSGNVHFTAPSEPDVLEMVRRLLSYLPQNCREKPPAVPYTVTKRDAWIEELAEAVPVEGTKAYDVHKVIDLVVDEGSFFEVHAQFARNVVVGLARIAGEVVGIVANQPKVMAGGLDIDASDKLSRFVRFCDAFNIPLVTFVDVTGFFPGVNQEHGGIIRHGAKILYAYSEATVPKITVILRKAYGGAYVAMNSKAIGADVVYAWPCAEIAVMGPEGAANIIFAKEIAESANPEATRAQKIAEYRRLFANPYVAASHGMVDDVIDPRETRLKLIQALEMLRDKQESRPAKKHSNLPL
- a CDS encoding M20/M25/M40 family metallo-hydrolase, whose translation is MINETRLVNEFLELVQIDSETGEEGEIARVLKEKFRSLGLTVEEDDAAAKTGHGANNLVATLEGTVDAPVIYFTCHMDTVKPGKGVKPVVKDGYVYSDGTTILGADDKAGLAAMLEAIRVLKEQNIAHGTVQFVITVGEESGLKGAKAFNPALLKAEYGFALDSNGPVGEIVTAAPAHARIDVVVIGKAAHAGVNPEDGISAIQVASKAIARMPLGRIDHETTANIGRFAGGQAMNIVPDRVEILAEARSLDEEKLERQIAAMRRAFEETAAEHGATVEFRVERMYPGYKYADDHPVVQTAMRAILAIGRTPKTLASGGGSDANVLAGYGVPTVNLAVGYEEIHSTNERMPIAELVKTAELVVAIVREVAHQGAEKR
- a CDS encoding MFS transporter yields the protein MKSRPFALLLASQAASGLADALAIVAVVTWVYRLTGSALASGFYPVLRVLAMAVAGWAFGRVLERANLMAVLVAAQGTQAALFAALAAGVVTLPSHPATLGFVLAMVFAAAFADGWTTPARGALVPRLVPQAQWVHANSVLATADQVVLLIGWLIGGLLVARWGETMALGLTVALYGAATAALAVLARASLPRETGPDPASPPPAPGRASRSGWAALWRLRPLRPVVTMDAVENLAYGVWTGALMLAYVQEALGRSSVWWGYLNAGYYGGTLLGGLLVWRAARAVERRLVASLVAGALCGSVMTLAFALTSSPAVALVLCLLMGPAFQVRDVAQRTLMQHSVDPLQLPVVLAAHGILVNAAFALSVLVMGWVADAFGIRAAYGMAAAVSALAVVLALLLGLARWGRFGDGNSGKPGALLT
- a CDS encoding DUF420 domain-containing protein; this translates as MDPVFSIALTNALINSASAVLLVRARQAIKRREVSVHARLMIIVTLLQAVFLVLYLIKTGLYGTTPFVGDPTLRAVYLTVLGLHSLAATVNVPLVIVTLILGLKRKDVLHRRWARWSYPIWLFVSVTGPITFVLLYAFGRPGYGIG
- the mce gene encoding methylmalonyl-CoA epimerase — encoded protein: MSQETIRVLIGKPGLDGHDRGALVIAQALRDAGMEVVYTGLRQTPAQIVSAAIQEDVDVIGLSCLSGAHNELFPEVVRLLKEQGADDIPVIGGGTIPEEDIPFLESQGIRRVFTPGTPTSEIVAYIRELVAEKRGEKPAASGMPSPKKIAHVAIAVRNLDEAVRTYTQLLGFELLGTETVESEQVRVAFLKIGESRLELLEPTDPTSPVARFLETRGEGLHHIAFEVDDIEGRLAALKRANAQLIHDTPKEGAGGHRIAFLHPRAAHGVLIELCEAHGEADADKRQD
- a CDS encoding 5-formyltetrahydrofolate cyclo-ligase → MDKARIRQWVWDALTRTGQAAFPRPVHGRIPNFVGAAQAAERLRALDVYRRAQVVKVGPDAPLHPIRTMVLRDGKTLYMPTPRLAGGFVVLQDVPPGKEREATALAHFKAYGREVALTAIEPIDLVVVGSVAVDHRGVRVGKGEGYGDLEFALLCELGKLTPHTPVVTAVHDLQVADSPGHPLGIRLPHDPHDIAVDVIVTPTRTLHTKNRPPQPSRIDWEKLGDRLEDLKPLAEWRRLQDA
- a CDS encoding alanine/glycine:cation symporter family protein, whose amino-acid sequence is MIALETVITWLSDLVWGPPMLVLLVGTGIFLTIRLRLLQFWQLPYALKLAFSRKQDRTSQGDVTHFQALTTALAATIGTGNIAGVATAVAAGGPGAVFWMWVTAIVGMATKYAEAVLAIKYRVQNDRGEMSGGPMYYIERGLGWKWLAVLFAIFGAVACFGIGTSVQSNSVADALQSALSVPTWVTGVVLAVFTALVIIGGIKVIGRVTAFFVPIMALLYLIGGLVVILLHVDKLPAALALIFADAFTGEAVAGGALGTVIRYGVARGVFSNEAGLGSAPIAAAAAKTDHPCRQGLVSMTGTFLDTIVVCSVTGLVLVMSGLYADGDLSGASLTSASFNALLPGFGSWVVTIGLILFAYSTVLGWSYYGEKCFEYLFGTRRILWYRWAVVAAVFVGTIVKLDLVWSIADVFNGLMAVPNLIALLALSGVVVAETRAFQERLRKERQTSPPGAGVTG